The proteins below come from a single Synechococcus sp. WH 8101 genomic window:
- a CDS encoding GIVxVP protein encodes MGRNRVAAGVVMVPCVLLGAAFLSTAVWTDAAGENRSLALGLGVMLLLAGLAALWLPAAAEAEAEPERDSDPGDSITIPDESDSSP; translated from the coding sequence ATGGGGCGCAATCGCGTTGCTGCCGGAGTGGTGATGGTGCCCTGTGTGCTCCTGGGCGCTGCTTTTCTGAGCACGGCGGTCTGGACCGATGCTGCGGGTGAGAATCGCTCCCTGGCGCTGGGTTTGGGTGTGATGTTGCTGTTGGCTGGCCTGGCGGCGTTGTGGCTCCCGGCAGCAGCCGAAGCCGAGGCTGAACCCGAACGGGACTCTGATCCCGGGGATTCCATCACAATCCCGGACGAATCCGATTCCTCTCCCTAG
- a CDS encoding nuclease translates to MGRWFGAGVLVLMLLWMPFNAAAAEVLQVRTPSLLQVGDHNRTYTVRLACVAVDPASEAEALAWLKQELPRRRRVNLRPEGSDDGVLLARVTPLGEERDLSQGLVAAGFGRDTCTSAQL, encoded by the coding sequence ATGGGTCGCTGGTTCGGGGCCGGTGTGCTGGTCTTGATGCTGCTGTGGATGCCCTTCAACGCCGCAGCGGCCGAGGTACTGCAGGTGCGCACGCCATCCCTGCTGCAGGTGGGCGATCACAACCGCACCTATACGGTGCGCCTGGCCTGCGTCGCCGTGGATCCGGCGTCAGAGGCTGAAGCCCTGGCCTGGTTGAAGCAGGAGCTGCCCCGCCGGCGTCGGGTCAACCTCCGCCCTGAAGGCAGCGACGATGGCGTCCTTCTGGCCAGGGTGACGCCTCTCGGTGAGGAGAGGGATCTGTCGCAGGGACTGGTTGCCGCCGGATTCGGGCGTGACACCTGCACCTCTGCCCAGCTCTGA
- the ilvB gene encoding biosynthetic-type acetolactate synthase large subunit, producing the protein MTLTSAPSVSQASDQGGHRRITGAEALMDALRRHGVDTIFGYPGGAILPIYDALHVAEREGWVRHILVRHEQAGTHAADAYARATGKVGVCFGTSGPGATNLVTGIATAQMDSVPMVVITGQVPRAAIGTDAFQETDIFGITLPIVKHSWVVRDPADLGAIVAQAFLIAASGRPGPVLIDIPKDVGQEEFDYVPVEPGSVIPAGFRQPAAPEDGAIAAALDLIEQANRPLLYVGGGAISAFAHDSLRVLADRFQIPVTTTLMGKGAFDENDPLSVGMLGMHGTAYANFAVTECDLLIAVGARFDDRVTGKLDTFAPRARVIHFEIDPAEIGKNRQADVAVLGDLGLSLARMVEMSLQRHEEPRTAAWLQRIEAWKQRYPLVVPQPEGAIYPQEVLMAVRDCSNDAIVTTDVGQHQMWAAQYLRNGPRGWISSSGLGTMGFGMPAAIGAQMACPERQVICIAGDASILMNIQELGTLAAYGLPVKVVIVNNHWQGMVRQWQESFYDERYSASDMLNGMPDFIALARSFGVDGVKISDREVLRSDLSAALQAPGPMLIDVHVRRGENCYPMVPPGKSNAQMVGLPAHPELAMDTTRSCAACGATTAHEHRFCPSCGASL; encoded by the coding sequence GTGACCCTGACTTCCGCCCCCTCGGTCTCCCAAGCATCCGATCAGGGCGGTCACCGCCGAATCACCGGCGCTGAGGCGCTGATGGATGCCCTGCGTCGACACGGGGTCGACACGATTTTCGGGTATCCAGGCGGTGCCATCCTGCCCATCTACGACGCCCTCCATGTGGCCGAGCGGGAGGGTTGGGTCCGACACATTCTGGTGCGGCATGAGCAGGCCGGCACCCACGCTGCCGATGCCTATGCCCGCGCCACCGGCAAGGTCGGTGTGTGCTTCGGCACGTCGGGACCTGGGGCGACCAATCTGGTCACCGGGATCGCGACGGCCCAGATGGACTCGGTGCCGATGGTGGTGATCACCGGTCAGGTGCCTCGGGCGGCGATTGGCACCGATGCGTTCCAGGAAACCGACATCTTCGGCATCACGCTGCCGATCGTGAAGCACTCCTGGGTGGTGCGTGACCCTGCGGATCTCGGTGCGATCGTCGCCCAGGCTTTCCTGATTGCCGCCAGCGGTCGCCCCGGTCCGGTCCTGATCGACATTCCCAAGGATGTGGGCCAGGAGGAATTCGATTATGTGCCTGTGGAACCCGGCTCGGTGATCCCGGCCGGGTTCCGCCAGCCTGCCGCTCCGGAAGATGGCGCGATTGCTGCAGCTCTGGATCTGATCGAACAGGCCAACCGCCCGCTTCTTTATGTGGGGGGTGGAGCGATTTCCGCCTTCGCCCACGACAGCCTGCGCGTGCTGGCGGATCGGTTCCAGATTCCTGTCACCACCACCCTGATGGGAAAGGGTGCCTTCGATGAGAACGATCCACTGTCGGTGGGCATGCTGGGCATGCATGGCACCGCCTACGCCAATTTCGCTGTCACCGAGTGTGATCTGTTGATTGCGGTCGGAGCCCGTTTTGACGATCGTGTCACCGGCAAGCTCGACACTTTCGCGCCACGGGCGCGGGTGATCCACTTCGAAATCGACCCGGCGGAAATCGGCAAGAACCGGCAGGCGGATGTGGCCGTGCTCGGCGATCTCGGCCTCAGCCTTGCCCGGATGGTCGAGATGAGCCTGCAACGTCACGAGGAGCCCCGAACGGCCGCCTGGCTGCAGCGCATCGAGGCCTGGAAGCAGCGCTATCCCCTGGTGGTGCCCCAGCCGGAGGGTGCGATTTACCCCCAGGAGGTGCTGATGGCGGTGCGTGATTGCTCCAATGACGCCATCGTGACCACCGATGTGGGGCAGCATCAGATGTGGGCGGCGCAATACCTGCGCAACGGACCCCGCGGCTGGATCAGTAGCTCAGGTCTCGGCACGATGGGCTTCGGCATGCCGGCAGCGATCGGCGCCCAGATGGCCTGCCCGGAACGTCAGGTGATCTGCATTGCCGGTGACGCCAGCATTCTGATGAATATTCAGGAGCTGGGAACTCTGGCGGCCTATGGCCTGCCGGTGAAGGTGGTGATTGTGAACAACCACTGGCAGGGCATGGTGCGCCAGTGGCAAGAAAGTTTCTACGACGAGCGTTATTCCGCTTCCGACATGCTCAATGGCATGCCTGATTTCATTGCTCTGGCTCGATCCTTCGGTGTCGACGGGGTGAAGATCAGTGATCGGGAGGTCCTCCGGAGCGATCTGAGCGCCGCACTCCAGGCACCGGGTCCGATGCTGATTGATGTGCACGTTCGCCGGGGCGAGAACTGCTATCCGATGGTGCCGCCGGGCAAGAGCAATGCTCAGATGGTGGGCCTGCCCGCCCACCCCGAACTGGCGATGGACACGACCCGCTCCTGTGCCGCCTGTGGGGCGACCACCGCCCACGAGCACCGTTTTTGCCCCTCCTGCGGGGCCTCGCTCTGA
- the hemH gene encoding ferrochelatase, with product MARVGVLLLNLGGPERIQDVGPFLYNLFADPEIIRLPIPALQKPLAWLISTLRSSKSQEAYRSIGGGSPLRRITEQQARELQSVLRQRGIEATTYVAMRYWHPFTESAVADIKADAMDEVVVLPLYPHFSISTSGSSFRELQRLRQLDPAFQQLPIRCIRSWFDHPGYVRAMAELIAEQVRASERPEEAHVFFSAHGVPKSYVEEAGDPYQREIEACTALIMAELERLLGRPNPHTLAYQSRVGPVEWLKPYTEEALEALGAAGTRDLVVVPISFVSEHIETLEEIDIEYRELATEAGVVHFRRVPALDTYPPFIEGLADLVSASLEGPEINLDQAAELPTKVKLYPQEKWEWGWNNSSEVWNGRLAMIGFSAFLLELITGQGPLHALGLL from the coding sequence ATGGCCCGGGTCGGCGTCCTGCTTCTCAACCTCGGGGGACCCGAACGGATTCAGGATGTGGGTCCGTTTCTTTACAACCTTTTTGCGGATCCAGAGATCATCCGGTTGCCGATTCCGGCCCTGCAAAAGCCGCTGGCCTGGTTGATCAGCACCCTGCGCAGCAGCAAGTCGCAGGAGGCCTATCGCTCCATCGGCGGCGGTTCACCGCTTCGCCGGATCACGGAGCAGCAGGCGCGGGAGCTGCAGAGTGTGTTGCGCCAGCGGGGAATCGAGGCCACCACTTACGTGGCCATGCGCTACTGGCACCCGTTCACGGAATCGGCCGTGGCCGATATCAAGGCTGACGCCATGGATGAGGTGGTGGTTCTGCCCTTGTATCCCCACTTCTCGATCAGCACCAGCGGCTCCAGCTTTCGCGAGCTCCAGCGTCTGCGTCAGCTCGATCCTGCGTTTCAACAGCTGCCGATCCGCTGCATCCGCAGCTGGTTTGACCATCCCGGCTATGTGCGGGCGATGGCGGAGCTGATCGCTGAACAGGTGCGTGCGTCGGAGCGGCCCGAGGAAGCCCATGTCTTTTTCAGTGCCCACGGGGTGCCGAAGAGTTATGTGGAGGAGGCCGGCGACCCCTACCAACGGGAGATCGAGGCCTGCACCGCCCTGATCATGGCGGAACTTGAGCGCCTTCTCGGTCGCCCCAATCCCCATACCCTTGCTTACCAGAGTCGGGTCGGCCCAGTGGAATGGCTGAAGCCCTACACCGAGGAAGCACTGGAGGCCCTCGGTGCCGCCGGCACCCGCGACTTGGTGGTGGTGCCCATCAGTTTCGTCAGTGAGCACATCGAGACGCTCGAGGAGATCGACATCGAATACCGCGAACTGGCCACCGAGGCCGGCGTGGTCCATTTCCGTCGCGTTCCTGCCCTCGACACCTATCCCCCGTTCATCGAAGGCCTGGCCGATCTCGTCAGTGCCAGCCTCGAGGGCCCGGAGATCAATTTGGATCAGGCGGCGGAACTGCCCACCAAAGTGAAGCTCTATCCCCAGGAGAAGTGGGAGTGGGGTTGGAACAACAGCTCCGAAGTGTGGAATGGGCGTCTCGCCATGATTGGTTTCTCAGCATTCCTGCTCGAGCTGATCACCGGTCAGGGTCCCCTGCATGCCCTCGGCCTGCTCTGA
- a CDS encoding site-specific integrase has protein sequence MDLSGDLARINASLAAEGIRLRLEQRGRKLNLRGPLPCRQTPHTTRTQRLSLGLPADAQGLREAERTLQLVDLQLRRQQFRWDQWAAQAGTEGSTGERSGDANGIASSNAAAAPRLEHQLEQFEQAFFEDPRRRRSAAGSRSTWTAAYRPYLRRLRSLASEHNLPLGTELLRITLESYGEGSRSRQQCATALQALAVHADLALPEDWRAQAGGYGLHRARFRQLPSDADILEAFLLIPNRSWRLAFGLMATFGLRNHEVFFSDLSSLRAGGDRVIRVLPTTKTGEHQVWPFLPDWVERFDLHHLGDGREALPPVCTDLRRTTLQQVGRRVAEQFRRYGLPLTPYDLRHAWAVRTIHIGLPDTVAARMMGHSVAIHTRTYHHWITRRDQQQAVDAALARLKA, from the coding sequence ATGGATCTGAGCGGCGACCTGGCACGAATCAATGCCTCCCTGGCGGCGGAGGGCATCCGGCTACGTCTCGAGCAGCGCGGCCGGAAACTCAACCTGCGCGGTCCCCTGCCCTGCCGGCAGACGCCGCACACCACCCGCACCCAGCGCCTCAGCCTCGGTCTACCAGCGGATGCCCAAGGGCTCCGAGAAGCCGAGCGCACCCTGCAGCTGGTCGATCTGCAGCTGCGCCGCCAGCAGTTCCGCTGGGACCAATGGGCCGCCCAGGCCGGCACGGAAGGGAGCACAGGGGAGCGGAGCGGGGACGCCAACGGGATCGCATCCAGCAACGCCGCGGCCGCCCCCAGGCTCGAGCACCAGCTCGAACAATTTGAGCAGGCCTTCTTTGAGGACCCGCGACGGCGGCGCTCAGCGGCGGGCAGCCGTAGCACCTGGACTGCGGCGTACCGGCCCTACCTGCGGCGCCTCAGGAGCCTGGCCAGCGAGCACAACCTCCCTCTGGGGACGGAGCTCCTGCGCATCACGCTGGAGAGCTATGGCGAGGGCAGCCGCAGCCGACAGCAGTGCGCCACGGCCCTCCAGGCCTTGGCCGTCCACGCCGACCTCGCCTTGCCGGAGGACTGGCGAGCCCAGGCGGGGGGCTATGGCCTGCACCGCGCCCGCTTCCGCCAGCTCCCCAGCGACGCCGACATCCTCGAAGCCTTCCTGTTGATCCCCAACCGAAGCTGGCGCCTGGCCTTCGGCCTGATGGCGACCTTCGGGCTGCGCAACCACGAGGTGTTCTTCAGCGACCTGTCGAGCCTGCGCGCGGGCGGGGATCGGGTGATCCGGGTGTTGCCCACCACCAAAACGGGCGAACACCAGGTCTGGCCCTTCCTTCCAGACTGGGTGGAACGCTTCGATCTGCACCACCTGGGTGATGGTCGCGAGGCGCTGCCGCCGGTCTGCACCGATCTGCGGCGCACCACCCTGCAGCAGGTGGGCCGTCGGGTCGCGGAGCAATTCCGTCGCTACGGGCTGCCGCTGACGCCCTACGACCTGCGCCATGCCTGGGCCGTGCGCACCATCCACATCGGCCTACCCGACACGGTGGCGGCCAGGATGATGGGGCACTCCGTGGCCATTCACACCCGCACCTACCACCACTGGATCACCCGCCGAGATCAGCAGCAGGCGGTGGATGCCGCCCTCGCTCGCCTCAAGGCCTGA
- a CDS encoding class I SAM-dependent methyltransferase: MTTPLRQLAYRHRWLYDTVTALSAVAVGGVGRLRRLGLDGLASRLPSGAPVLDLCCGSGEAAAPWLACGFSVTGLDVSPRALSLAAQRHPELRQVEGLAEEPPLESGQFEGIQISLALHEFTRSERQKVLQSAYRLLRPGGWLVIVDLHPAGAWLRLPQQLFCALFETDTALDLLQDNLPAELQRLGFGAVEQERLAGDALQRIVAQRPPAAMLPPDPTPTP; the protein is encoded by the coding sequence ATGACCACTCCCCTTCGCCAGCTCGCCTATCGCCATCGCTGGCTTTACGACACGGTCACGGCGCTGTCGGCTGTAGCTGTGGGGGGTGTGGGCCGGTTGCGCCGCCTGGGGTTGGACGGCCTGGCCTCCCGATTGCCCTCCGGAGCTCCCGTGCTCGATCTCTGCTGCGGCAGTGGCGAGGCAGCCGCTCCCTGGTTGGCCTGCGGGTTTTCGGTCACCGGCCTGGATGTGTCGCCAAGGGCGCTGAGCCTTGCGGCACAACGGCATCCGGAGCTGCGACAGGTGGAAGGACTGGCGGAGGAGCCCCCCCTGGAGAGCGGGCAGTTTGAGGGAATTCAGATCAGCCTGGCGCTGCATGAGTTCACCCGATCGGAACGGCAGAAGGTGCTGCAGAGCGCCTATCGGTTGCTACGCCCCGGCGGCTGGCTCGTGATCGTGGACCTCCATCCCGCCGGGGCCTGGCTGCGACTCCCGCAACAGCTCTTCTGCGCCCTGTTTGAAACCGACACCGCCCTCGACCTGCTGCAGGACAACCTGCCTGCCGAGCTGCAACGACTTGGCTTTGGGGCGGTGGAGCAGGAGCGACTGGCGGGGGATGCCCTACAACGGATCGTGGCGCAGCGACCGCCAGCGGCCATGCTGCCCCCGGACCCCACGCCAACGCCATGA